From the genome of Solidesulfovibrio carbinolicus, one region includes:
- a CDS encoding PEP/pyruvate-binding domain-containing protein, whose amino-acid sequence MAKNQSNDKPRQDENPSAKETGAALDTAATLILTGADIVGIGEEAEILVGGKNYNTALISQIQGIRAPQFRAVSSVAFHRVLDETKVNAALIREVVNDGYRRVDWNDEEVNSDPEYMKNLVRNLAEEVRLKTADAPGSSIKLRTFINNVVEGFATSPEGIDQLRKRSVLVQAAILSVDMPAGVREAVASAYNDICREAGLEDVPVAVRSSAAGEDSRKKAFAGLQDTYLNIVGAAQCVRAYQWDCASAYNLRSMTYRREAILDAVALAERTGDDSIAEVAKQEWAIENTSLSVCIMRMINPVISGTAFAADTATGCRGTARNDLVSIDASYGLGEAVVGGMVTPDKLFVFQRDEGPEVVIRNMGYKDKKIVYDDEEGGTKLVKVPDEIAYRWALSLAQAEEVARGVRAISAAYGGCIMDTEFCIDESDRLWFVQARPETRWNDELELHPDTIFMRRMEVEKRAAASAEVILEGNGASRGAGQGMVRFLRSALELNKIQKGDVLAAERTDPDMVPGMRVASAILADAGGDTSHAAITSRELGIPAIIGIQRAETLRSLDGQYVTVDGSRGCVYRGLLPLVEVGGEMDLSKLPTTKTKVGLILADVGQALFLSRLRNVPDFEVGLLRAEFMLGNIGVHPQALEAYDNGTLPSLIESKVKELDAKLAKVVREQMAAGFINVQIKLRGYVGLVTGLTADLDNLADHSGARGTDEVMAVHRRIRDLEKKLDHYLEETTRRLDMLKTSADLFTHVAIILGYWDELQTKAVEPDEVKRRYEIKAQIEDRMAAVADEPLVKDVLAKITAMRQEVARQVGIKSQIDDLNALLGKIRKQLTSRGFRSGKELYVQTLSQGLGLFAMAFHGKPILYRTTDFKSNEYRNLLGGNLFEALEDNPMLGYRGVSRNIHDWEIESFKLARGIYGGKNLNIMLPFVRTVEEAVSMKRYLERVHKLQSGDDGLKMFIMSEIPSNAILAKQFIQEFDGFSIGSNDMTQMVLGTDRDNPALRHIYDEEDPAVVWALLVTIFAGQKYGKKVGFCGQGVSNSVILRGLVAIAGIVCASVVPDTYYQTKFDMAHVEDENIPASGLGTWLGEQHLARLKTVLQENKYEHIAKKYDTAADIKDWYDGELTRLGEQLRENLESPKAAFYRQEMETFRKLFHKPVLYATWDWPGTVFDALRQAGFESYDEQAVALAAQRQKSW is encoded by the coding sequence ATGGCCAAGAACCAGTCCAATGACAAACCGCGCCAGGACGAAAACCCGTCCGCCAAAGAGACCGGCGCGGCTCTCGATACCGCCGCCACGCTTATTCTCACCGGAGCCGACATCGTCGGCATCGGCGAAGAGGCCGAGATCCTCGTCGGCGGGAAAAACTATAACACCGCGCTCATCAGCCAGATTCAGGGCATCCGCGCCCCGCAATTTCGGGCCGTGTCCTCCGTGGCCTTCCATCGGGTCCTGGACGAAACCAAGGTCAACGCCGCGCTGATCCGCGAAGTGGTCAACGATGGCTATCGCCGGGTTGACTGGAATGACGAAGAAGTCAACAGTGACCCGGAATACATGAAAAATCTGGTGCGCAACCTGGCCGAGGAGGTCCGCCTCAAGACCGCCGACGCGCCGGGTTCCTCCATCAAGCTGCGCACGTTTATCAACAACGTGGTCGAGGGCTTCGCCACCTCTCCCGAAGGCATCGACCAGTTGCGCAAGCGTTCCGTCCTCGTCCAGGCCGCCATCCTGTCCGTGGACATGCCGGCCGGCGTGCGCGAGGCCGTGGCCAGCGCCTACAACGACATCTGCCGCGAAGCCGGCCTGGAAGACGTGCCCGTGGCCGTGCGCTCCTCGGCCGCTGGCGAGGACAGCCGCAAGAAAGCTTTCGCCGGCCTGCAGGACACTTATCTCAACATCGTCGGCGCGGCCCAGTGCGTGCGCGCCTACCAGTGGGACTGCGCCTCGGCCTACAATCTGCGCTCCATGACCTACCGCCGCGAGGCCATCCTCGACGCCGTGGCCCTGGCCGAGCGCACCGGCGACGACTCCATCGCCGAAGTGGCCAAGCAGGAATGGGCCATTGAGAACACCTCGCTGTCCGTGTGCATCATGCGCATGATCAACCCCGTGATCTCCGGCACGGCGTTTGCCGCCGACACCGCCACCGGCTGCCGCGGCACCGCCCGAAACGACCTCGTCTCCATCGACGCCAGCTATGGCCTCGGCGAAGCCGTGGTCGGCGGCATGGTGACCCCGGACAAGCTTTTTGTCTTCCAGCGCGACGAAGGCCCCGAAGTCGTCATCCGCAACATGGGCTACAAGGACAAAAAGATCGTCTATGACGACGAGGAGGGCGGCACCAAGCTCGTCAAGGTGCCCGACGAGATCGCCTACCGCTGGGCCCTGTCCCTGGCCCAGGCCGAGGAAGTGGCCCGGGGCGTGCGCGCGATCTCCGCCGCCTACGGCGGCTGCATCATGGACACGGAATTTTGCATCGACGAGTCCGACCGCCTCTGGTTTGTCCAGGCCCGGCCCGAGACCCGTTGGAACGACGAGCTGGAGCTGCACCCCGACACCATCTTCATGCGCCGCATGGAGGTCGAAAAACGGGCCGCCGCTTCGGCCGAAGTGATCCTGGAGGGCAACGGCGCCTCGCGCGGGGCCGGCCAGGGCATGGTGCGCTTTTTGCGCTCCGCCCTGGAACTCAACAAGATCCAGAAAGGCGACGTCCTGGCCGCCGAACGCACCGACCCGGACATGGTGCCGGGCATGCGCGTGGCCTCGGCCATCCTGGCCGACGCCGGCGGCGACACCAGCCACGCCGCCATCACCTCCCGCGAACTCGGCATTCCGGCCATCATCGGCATCCAGCGGGCCGAGACCCTGCGCTCCCTGGACGGCCAGTATGTCACTGTGGACGGCTCGCGCGGCTGTGTCTACCGGGGCCTTCTGCCCCTGGTCGAAGTGGGCGGCGAGATGGACCTGTCCAAGCTGCCCACCACCAAGACCAAGGTCGGCCTGATCCTGGCCGACGTGGGCCAGGCGCTGTTCCTGTCGCGCCTGCGCAATGTCCCCGACTTCGAGGTGGGCCTGCTGCGCGCCGAATTCATGCTCGGCAACATCGGCGTCCACCCCCAGGCCCTGGAAGCTTACGACAACGGCACCCTGCCGAGCCTTATCGAATCCAAGGTCAAGGAACTCGACGCCAAGCTGGCCAAGGTCGTGCGCGAGCAGATGGCCGCCGGCTTCATCAACGTCCAGATCAAGCTGCGCGGCTACGTCGGCCTCGTCACGGGCCTGACCGCCGATCTCGACAATCTGGCCGACCACTCCGGCGCGCGCGGCACCGACGAAGTCATGGCCGTGCATCGCCGCATCCGCGACCTGGAGAAAAAGCTCGATCATTATCTCGAAGAGACCACCCGCCGTCTGGACATGCTCAAGACCTCGGCTGATCTGTTCACCCACGTGGCCATCATCCTTGGCTACTGGGACGAGCTCCAGACCAAGGCCGTGGAACCCGATGAGGTCAAGCGCCGCTACGAGATCAAGGCCCAGATCGAGGACCGCATGGCCGCCGTGGCCGACGAGCCGCTGGTCAAGGACGTGCTGGCCAAGATCACGGCCATGCGCCAGGAAGTGGCCCGGCAGGTCGGCATCAAGTCCCAGATCGACGACCTCAACGCCCTTTTGGGCAAGATCCGCAAGCAGCTCACCTCGCGCGGCTTCCGCAGCGGCAAGGAACTCTACGTCCAGACCCTGTCCCAGGGCCTGGGGCTTTTTGCCATGGCCTTCCACGGCAAGCCCATTCTCTACCGCACCACGGATTTCAAATCCAACGAGTACCGAAACCTCCTTGGCGGCAACCTCTTCGAGGCCCTGGAGGACAACCCCATGCTCGGCTACCGGGGCGTGTCGCGCAACATCCACGACTGGGAAATCGAGTCGTTCAAGCTGGCGCGCGGCATCTACGGCGGCAAGAACCTGAACATCATGCTGCCCTTTGTGCGCACCGTGGAAGAAGCCGTCTCCATGAAGCGCTACCTCGAACGGGTGCACAAGCTCCAGTCGGGCGACGATGGACTCAAGATGTTCATCATGTCCGAGATCCCCAGCAACGCCATCCTGGCCAAGCAGTTCATCCAGGAGTTCGACGGCTTCTCCATCGGCTCCAACGACATGACGCAAATGGTGCTCGGCACCGACCGCGACAACCCGGCCCTTCGCCATATCTACGACGAAGAGGACCCGGCCGTGGTCTGGGCGCTTTTGGTCACCATCTTCGCCGGCCAGAAGTACGGCAAGAAGGTGGGGTTCTGCGGCCAGGGCGTGTCCAACAGCGTGATCCTGCGGGGCCTGGTCGCCATCGCCGGCATTGTGTGCGCCTCGGTTGTGCCCGACACCTACTACCAGACCAAGTTCGACATGGCCCATGTCGAGGACGAGAACATCCCGGCCTCGGGCCTGGGCACGTGGCTGGGCGAGCAGCATCTGGCGCGGCTCAAGACCGTGCTTCAGGAAAATAAGTACGAGCACATCGCCAAGAAGTACGACACCGCCGCCGACATCAAGGACTGGTACGACGGCGAGCTGACCCGTCTTGGCGAGCAGCTGCGCGAGAACCTGGAAAGCCCCAAGGCCGCCTTCTACCGTCAGGAGATGGAGACCTTCCGCAAGCTGTTCCACAAGCCGGTGCTCTACGCCACCTGGGACTGGCCGGGCACGGTCTTCGACGCCCTGCGCCAGGCCGGTTTCGAGAGCTACGACGAGCAGGCCGTGGCCTTGGCCGCCCAGCGTCAGAAGAGCTGGTAG
- a CDS encoding pyruvate carboxylase translates to MIAKTFQEVLSEVEGKKILVANRGISARRVLRSIRERLRAIPVLTVTDVDMTSPATAGAHELITLGPDPRAYLDIDGIIKKAKARGVVAIHPGWGFASEDCEFPRKCAEAGIIFIGSSADAMKSLGNKVEVRRLAMSLGIPVVPGSEGSVTIPEAREIAQKIGFPIMLKAEGGGGGRGIYEIYSEAQLESAFSKASAMAQASFGNPRLFVEKLLTSVRHIEIQVAGDRFGNVFAFDERDCSVQRNHQKLVEITPSPWRGMTDELRQRLKDYGERLVRETGYYSLATVEFLVDADGEPYLIEVNTRLQVEHGITECRYGVDLVEEQINIAFGGKLRFNCVDTRPFLHAMQLRINCEDPKQNFAPNAGSVTRYLSPGGQGIRLDSCLTAGYEFPTQYDSAGALLISYGRNWPKVVAVMERALREYIIGGLKTTIPFHRQILRHPEFIKGEFDTKFITQNPYLLNYQDDEPEAMRLSWLVAEISARGYNPHVQLGKYRGREDYRLGRFTPHMPEADLRSPESPYPRGDRQAVLDMVRDSGKVHFVDTTTRDITQSNSGNRFRLAEDELVGPYLDNCGFFSLENGGGAHFHVAMMANMTYPFTEAAKWNEFAPKTMKQLLIRSTNVLGYKPQPRNLMRLTGEMICEHYDIIRCFDFLNHVDNMYPFAEVALSRPGIIFEPAISLSYARGFDVHHYLGVLEAILDQTAKAGGMTKAKAAKSIILCLKDMAGVCPPRFVRELIAAIRKAYPDLVIDYHRHYTDGLFVPAVGAAAEAGCHIVDTAIGASVRWYGQGEVLSTAAYIEEDLGVPVALTKANKDMIRAANFVLKQVMPYYDRYTAPYFQGIDYDVVEHAMPGGATSSSQEGAMKQGYIHLLPYMLKFLAGTRKIVRYHDVTPGSQITWNTAFLAVTSAYKVGGERAVKDMLEVLEAVSENCDECLTPAAKHDRLLLYANCNDAFRNLLLGKFGKMPLGFPPDWVYESAFGSEWKEAIASRTEDSPLDALGEVDMEAEMAALTKQLGREPSNEEFVLYLNHPGDALKTMEFRKKFGDPNNLPLDVWFEGLEPGEELTFADSQGKPHHLSLLDISRPDNSGMATVRYVLDSEILSHQVQVAAAQNGPASKVEMADPNNPYHVGAPVSGDLWVMHVSPNDYIKTGEELFNISVMKQEKTVAAPLDATVKRVLKSADYANDRKMVPVKEGELLVELAPVSKDCPGCRQPLGDDGFKFCPNCGQQM, encoded by the coding sequence ATGATCGCCAAGACGTTTCAGGAAGTGCTTTCCGAGGTTGAAGGAAAGAAGATTCTTGTCGCCAACCGGGGCATTTCCGCCCGCCGGGTGCTGCGTTCCATCCGCGAACGCCTGCGCGCCATTCCCGTGCTCACCGTAACCGATGTGGACATGACGTCCCCGGCCACGGCCGGCGCCCATGAGCTCATCACCCTAGGTCCCGATCCCCGGGCCTATCTCGACATCGACGGCATCATCAAAAAAGCCAAGGCCCGGGGCGTGGTCGCCATCCACCCTGGCTGGGGATTTGCCTCCGAAGACTGCGAATTTCCTCGCAAATGCGCCGAGGCCGGCATCATCTTCATCGGCTCCTCGGCCGACGCCATGAAAAGCCTGGGCAACAAGGTCGAAGTGCGCCGGCTGGCCATGAGCCTGGGCATTCCGGTCGTTCCCGGTTCCGAAGGCTCGGTCACCATCCCCGAAGCCCGGGAAATCGCCCAGAAGATCGGCTTCCCCATCATGCTCAAGGCCGAAGGCGGCGGCGGCGGCCGGGGCATCTACGAAATTTATTCCGAAGCCCAGCTCGAATCCGCCTTTTCCAAGGCTTCGGCCATGGCCCAGGCCTCCTTTGGCAACCCGCGCCTTTTCGTCGAAAAGCTCCTCACCAGCGTGCGCCACATCGAAATCCAGGTGGCCGGCGACCGCTTCGGCAACGTGTTCGCCTTTGATGAACGCGACTGCTCGGTCCAGCGCAACCACCAAAAGCTCGTGGAAATCACGCCGTCGCCCTGGCGCGGCATGACCGACGAGTTGCGCCAGCGCCTCAAGGACTACGGCGAGCGCCTGGTGCGCGAGACCGGCTACTATTCTCTCGCCACCGTCGAATTTCTGGTCGATGCCGACGGCGAGCCCTACCTCATCGAGGTCAACACCCGTCTGCAGGTCGAGCACGGTATCACCGAATGCCGCTACGGCGTGGATTTGGTGGAAGAGCAGATCAACATCGCCTTTGGCGGCAAGCTGCGGTTCAACTGCGTGGACACCCGTCCGTTCCTCCACGCCATGCAGCTGCGCATCAACTGCGAGGATCCCAAGCAGAACTTCGCCCCCAACGCCGGCTCGGTCACCCGCTACCTGTCCCCGGGCGGCCAGGGCATCCGGTTGGATTCCTGCCTGACGGCCGGCTACGAATTCCCCACCCAGTACGACTCGGCCGGGGCGCTGCTTATCTCCTACGGCCGCAACTGGCCCAAGGTCGTGGCCGTCATGGAACGGGCGCTGCGCGAGTACATCATCGGCGGGCTCAAGACCACGATCCCGTTCCACCGCCAGATTTTGCGCCATCCGGAGTTCATCAAAGGGGAGTTCGACACCAAGTTCATCACCCAGAACCCCTATCTGCTCAATTACCAGGACGACGAGCCCGAGGCCATGCGCCTGTCGTGGCTGGTGGCCGAGATCTCGGCCCGGGGCTACAACCCCCACGTCCAGCTCGGCAAGTACCGGGGCCGCGAGGACTACCGCCTGGGGCGCTTCACGCCCCACATGCCCGAAGCCGATCTGCGCTCGCCGGAAAGCCCCTATCCGCGCGGCGACCGCCAGGCCGTCCTGGACATGGTGCGCGACTCCGGCAAAGTCCATTTCGTCGACACCACCACCCGCGACATCACCCAGTCCAACAGCGGCAACCGTTTCCGGCTGGCCGAGGACGAGCTGGTCGGCCCGTATCTCGACAACTGCGGGTTCTTCTCCCTGGAAAATGGCGGCGGCGCGCACTTCCACGTGGCCATGATGGCCAACATGACCTACCCCTTCACCGAGGCGGCCAAGTGGAACGAGTTCGCGCCCAAAACCATGAAGCAGCTGCTCATCCGCTCCACCAACGTGCTTGGCTACAAGCCCCAGCCGCGTAACCTCATGCGGCTGACGGGCGAGATGATCTGTGAGCATTACGACATCATCCGCTGCTTTGATTTCCTCAATCACGTCGATAACATGTATCCCTTTGCCGAGGTCGCCCTGTCGCGGCCGGGTATCATCTTCGAGCCGGCCATATCCCTGTCCTACGCCCGGGGCTTTGACGTGCACCATTACCTTGGCGTGCTGGAGGCCATCCTCGACCAGACCGCCAAGGCCGGCGGCATGACCAAGGCCAAGGCGGCCAAGAGCATCATTTTGTGCCTGAAAGACATGGCCGGCGTGTGTCCGCCGCGTTTCGTGCGCGAGCTCATCGCCGCCATCCGCAAGGCCTACCCCGATCTGGTCATCGACTACCACCGCCACTACACGGACGGGCTTTTTGTCCCGGCCGTGGGCGCCGCCGCCGAAGCCGGCTGTCACATCGTCGATACCGCCATCGGCGCCTCCGTGCGCTGGTACGGCCAGGGCGAGGTGCTCTCCACGGCCGCGTATATTGAAGAAGACCTGGGCGTGCCCGTGGCGCTGACCAAGGCGAACAAGGACATGATCCGGGCCGCCAACTTCGTGCTCAAGCAGGTCATGCCCTACTACGACCGCTACACCGCGCCGTACTTCCAGGGCATCGACTACGACGTGGTGGAACACGCCATGCCCGGCGGGGCCACCAGCTCTTCCCAGGAAGGGGCCATGAAGCAGGGCTACATCCACCTGCTGCCCTACATGCTCAAGTTCCTGGCCGGCACCCGCAAGATCGTGCGTTACCACGACGTCACCCCGGGTTCCCAGATCACCTGGAACACGGCGTTTCTGGCCGTCACCAGCGCCTACAAGGTCGGCGGCGAACGGGCCGTCAAGGACATGCTTGAAGTGCTCGAGGCCGTGTCCGAGAACTGCGACGAGTGCCTGACCCCGGCGGCCAAGCACGACCGGCTGCTGCTGTACGCCAACTGCAACGACGCCTTCCGCAACCTGCTTTTGGGCAAGTTCGGCAAGATGCCGCTGGGGTTCCCGCCGGACTGGGTCTACGAGAGCGCCTTTGGCTCGGAGTGGAAGGAAGCCATTGCCTCGCGCACCGAGGATTCGCCCCTGGACGCCCTGGGCGAGGTGGACATGGAAGCCGAGATGGCCGCCCTGACCAAGCAGCTGGGCCGCGAGCCGTCCAACGAAGAGTTCGTGCTCTACTTGAACCATCCGGGCGACGCGCTCAAGACCATGGAATTTCGCAAGAAATTCGGCGATCCCAACAACCTTCCCCTGGACGTGTGGTTCGAGGGCCTGGAGCCCGGCGAGGAGCTGACCTTTGCCGACAGCCAGGGCAAGCCCCACCACCTGTCCCTGCTCGACATCTCGCGCCCGGACAACAGCGGCATGGCCACGGTCCGCTATGTCCTGGATTCGGAAATCCTGAGCCATCAGGTCCAGGTGGCCGCCGCCCAGAACGGGCCGGCGAGCAAAGTCGAGATGGCCGACCCCAACAACCCCTACCACGTGGGCGCGCCGGTCTCCGGCGACCTGTGGGTCATGCACGTCTCGCCCAACGATTACATCAAGACCGGCGAGGAACTGTTCAACATCTCCGTCATGAAACAGGAAAAGACCGTGGCCGCTCCCCTTGACGCCACGGTCAAACGAGTGCTCAAAAGCGCCGATTACGCCAACGACCGCAAGATGGTGCCGGTCAAGGAAGGGGAGCTTTTGGTCGAACTGGCTCCGGTTTCCAAGGATTGCCCGGGGTGCCGCCAGCCCTTGGGCGATGATGGCTTCAAATTCTGTCCGAATTGCGGCCAACAGATGTAA
- a CDS encoding biotin--[acetyl-CoA-carboxylase] ligase, translated as MSQNPFENGGVWLWESGGPGLAGPVSPEFLAAGHPLWAADMARLGPWRTVELGAEYGPAAGRWLRGESPALADAPAILVVGPCATSLDAAWAFAEAGLLPPFASVLAVSQTSGRGQMRREWISPPGNIYAALSWPAGEGALAAMAPVVVGACLADALYGRGFAATVKWPNDLLIEGRKVAGILLEERHGRIVAGVGINCAEAPDAASLRRDHAAPAAALADFGEVPGAVTLWGELVKFGQTCYFQCVALSDSSALSRFVERRLAWLGREVFVRESGSDGFRARIVGLAEDGGLRLLRGDSGPGQDLTLHCGSISLL; from the coding sequence TTGTCGCAAAACCCCTTCGAAAACGGCGGCGTGTGGCTGTGGGAATCGGGGGGGCCAGGCCTGGCCGGGCCGGTATCGCCGGAATTTTTGGCCGCCGGCCATCCCTTGTGGGCCGCCGACATGGCCCGGCTCGGGCCGTGGCGGACGGTGGAGCTGGGGGCCGAATACGGGCCGGCGGCCGGACGATGGCTGCGCGGTGAGAGCCCGGCCCTGGCCGACGCTCCGGCCATCCTGGTCGTCGGCCCGTGCGCCACGAGCCTGGACGCGGCCTGGGCCTTTGCCGAGGCCGGCCTGCTGCCGCCTTTTGCCTCGGTCCTCGCCGTGTCCCAGACCAGCGGCCGGGGCCAGATGCGCCGGGAATGGATTTCGCCACCGGGCAACATCTACGCCGCCCTGTCCTGGCCGGCCGGGGAGGGGGCTTTGGCCGCCATGGCCCCGGTGGTGGTCGGGGCCTGTCTGGCCGACGCGCTCTATGGCCGGGGATTCGCCGCCACGGTCAAATGGCCCAACGATCTTCTGATCGAGGGGCGCAAGGTCGCGGGAATCCTCCTTGAAGAACGACATGGCCGTATTGTGGCCGGCGTCGGCATAAACTGCGCCGAGGCCCCGGATGCGGCGTCGCTTCGTCGGGATCACGCCGCCCCGGCCGCCGCATTGGCCGACTTTGGCGAAGTGCCGGGGGCGGTTACGTTGTGGGGCGAACTTGTGAAGTTTGGGCAAACCTGCTACTTCCAGTGCGTTGCGCTATCGGACTCGAGTGCATTGTCCCGTTTTGTCGAGCGTCGTCTGGCTTGGCTTGGCCGGGAAGTCTTCGTGCGCGAGAGCGGATCGGACGGGTTTCGGGCACGGATCGTCGGGTTGGCCGAGGACGGGGGACTTCGGCTGCTGCGTGGCGATTCCGGGCCAGGGCAGGATTTGACGCTTCATTGCGGGAGCATATCCCTCCTTTGA
- a CDS encoding tRNA nucleotidyltransferase, with the protein MKRYLVGGAVRDILLGRPVVDQDYLIVDATPEAFVRRYRRARQVGKTFPVFMLGSAQYAWPRGDSVAEDLLARDLTINAMAMGDSREIAGRLHFHPLALSDLRDRWLRPCGEMSMFDDPLRVYRAARFAASLPDFSPHPELVAQMRAVAACGALGDVFAERVAQEVRKALGTTKPSRFFQLLADTGCLLPWLPELEAARHVPAGPPEHHDGSVFDHMLDMVDILAGDALAGWMAVCHDLGKIATPECEWPRHHGHDDRGEQVAGELGRRLKLPNRVREAGEAAAKLHMKAARYHELRAGTRVDMLTWLHKHDMVEPLFEVVRADSGASVLPYAKRDLKVMLSVHLPGKQRQRGPLSGERLRNLRCQKLAEHDKAQGRAPEGVEGEQGQARG; encoded by the coding sequence ATGAAACGGTATCTCGTAGGCGGCGCGGTCCGCGACATATTGCTCGGCCGGCCGGTTGTGGATCAGGATTATCTCATTGTCGACGCCACGCCCGAGGCGTTCGTGAGAAGGTATCGAAGGGCTCGGCAGGTCGGCAAGACCTTTCCGGTCTTCATGCTGGGCAGCGCCCAGTACGCCTGGCCGCGCGGCGACAGCGTGGCCGAGGATCTGCTGGCCCGGGACCTGACGATAAACGCCATGGCCATGGGCGATTCCCGCGAAATCGCCGGGCGGCTGCATTTCCATCCCCTGGCTCTGTCCGACCTGCGCGACCGGTGGCTGCGCCCGTGCGGCGAGATGTCCATGTTCGACGATCCGCTGCGGGTCTACCGGGCGGCCCGGTTCGCCGCCTCGCTGCCGGATTTTTCGCCCCACCCCGAGCTTGTGGCCCAGATGCGGGCCGTGGCCGCCTGTGGAGCGCTCGGCGACGTCTTTGCCGAGCGGGTGGCCCAGGAAGTGCGCAAGGCCCTGGGCACCACCAAGCCGTCGCGCTTTTTCCAGCTCCTGGCCGACACCGGCTGTTTGCTGCCCTGGCTGCCCGAACTCGAAGCCGCCCGCCACGTGCCGGCCGGCCCGCCCGAGCACCACGACGGCAGCGTGTTCGACCACATGCTGGACATGGTGGACATCCTGGCCGGCGACGCCCTGGCCGGCTGGATGGCCGTGTGCCATGACCTGGGCAAGATTGCCACGCCCGAGTGCGAATGGCCGCGCCACCACGGCCACGACGACCGGGGCGAGCAGGTGGCCGGGGAGCTCGGCCGGCGGCTCAAGCTGCCCAACCGGGTGCGCGAGGCCGGCGAGGCCGCGGCCAAGCTCCACATGAAAGCCGCCCGCTACCACGAACTGCGGGCCGGCACGCGGGTGGACATGCTCACCTGGCTGCACAAGCACGACATGGTGGAACCGCTTTTCGAGGTGGTGCGGGCCGACAGCGGGGCCAGCGTCCTGCCCTATGCCAAGCGCGACCTCAAGGTGATGCTCTCGGTGCATCTGCCCGGCAAGCAGCGCCAGCGCGGGCCGCTTTCGGGCGAGCGGCTGCGCAATCTGCGCTGCCAGAAGCTGGCCGAGCACGACAAGGCCCAGGGCCGCGCCCCCGAGGGCGTGGAAGGCGAACAAGGGCAGGCCCGGGGATAG
- a CDS encoding peptidoglycan DD-metalloendopeptidase family protein yields the protein MKRLVFGVILILALAGGAAGYLFLVDGGKPEIALAPDAAVAAPKREFTLTLRDAGSGLKSAKVVVRQEDKQITLLDAAYATPVREAVEKFTLEPAGLRDGPFTLTVTASDRSIANFGAGNVATIDRQFTLDTIPPRVDVTSLAHNVRQGGVGAVSFSVSEPVESAGVVVGDEFYPAYKLEGGRYFGLYVFPFNMDPKNFVPKVKVTDQAGNVGMGAFRFQAIPRKFRDDKINISDAFLESKMPQYYNIIPDTRDNLQIYLKVNNDVRKQNAVFLKELAQKSAPAMLWDKKAFLRLPNAAPRAGFGDHRTYFYQGKEIDQQTHMGVDLASLEGAAVPAANSGKVVFTGFLGIYGETVIIDHGLGLQTLYSHLRQIDVKDGQDVKKGDIIGKTGVTGLAVGDHLHFGVLVGGREASPIEWWDQHWIDDNILSKL from the coding sequence ATGAAACGACTTGTTTTCGGCGTGATTTTGATTCTGGCCTTGGCCGGCGGCGCAGCCGGCTATCTGTTCCTGGTCGACGGGGGCAAGCCGGAGATCGCGCTTGCGCCGGACGCTGCGGTGGCCGCGCCCAAGCGCGAGTTCACCCTGACGCTTCGCGACGCCGGCTCGGGACTCAAAAGCGCCAAGGTGGTGGTGCGCCAGGAGGACAAGCAGATCACCCTGCTCGACGCCGCCTACGCCACGCCCGTGCGCGAGGCCGTGGAGAAATTCACCCTGGAGCCGGCCGGCCTTCGCGACGGCCCCTTCACCCTGACCGTCACCGCTTCCGACCGCTCCATCGCCAATTTCGGCGCGGGCAACGTGGCTACCATCGACCGACAGTTCACCCTCGACACCATCCCGCCCCGAGTGGACGTGACGAGCCTGGCCCACAACGTGCGCCAGGGCGGCGTCGGGGCCGTGTCCTTTAGCGTCAGCGAACCGGTGGAAAGCGCCGGCGTGGTGGTCGGCGACGAGTTCTACCCGGCCTACAAACTCGAAGGCGGCCGTTACTTTGGACTTTACGTCTTCCCCTTCAACATGGACCCGAAGAACTTCGTTCCCAAGGTCAAGGTCACGGACCAGGCCGGCAACGTGGGCATGGGAGCGTTTCGCTTCCAGGCCATCCCGCGCAAGTTCCGCGACGACAAGATCAACATCTCCGACGCGTTTCTTGAGTCGAAGATGCCCCAGTACTACAACATCATCCCCGACACCCGGGACAATCTGCAGATCTACCTCAAGGTCAACAACGACGTCCGCAAGCAAAACGCGGTGTTTTTAAAGGAACTTGCCCAGAAAAGCGCCCCGGCCATGCTGTGGGACAAAAAGGCTTTCCTGCGCCTGCCCAACGCCGCCCCCCGGGCCGGTTTCGGCGACCACCGGACCTATTTCTACCAAGGCAAGGAGATCGATCAGCAGACCCACATGGGCGTGGACCTGGCTTCGCTGGAGGGCGCGGCCGTGCCGGCGGCCAACAGCGGCAAGGTGGTCTTCACCGGGTTTCTGGGCATCTACGGCGAAACCGTCATCATCGACCACGGCCTGGGGCTGCAAACGCTCTATTCCCACCTGCGCCAGATCGACGTGAAGGATGGCCAGGACGTGAAAAAGGGCGACATCATCGGCAAGACCGGCGTCACCGGGCTTGCCGTCGGCGACCATCTGCACTTCGGCGTGCTGGTCGGCGGCCGCGAGGCCTCGCCCATCGAATGGTGGGACCAGCACTGGATCGACGACAATATCCTGAGCAAGTTGTGA